A window of Chitinophagales bacterium contains these coding sequences:
- a CDS encoding helix-turn-helix domain-containing protein, whose product MKKIPVRQIAPANQDIHTQARFNIRKVGDITRGGDLYHGLHRHDFNFILLIEEGQGTHEIDFVSYKVQDRSLFMLRPGQVHQLELKAGAKGYLLESHPRFYQAAGKEALHRVRKAWSKGHCRLTSQSFDRLHELLGNIYEEYIGKEEGFLDAIKANLDLFFIEFIRQSPDPKGSPQHKNSYSLERLEEFQDLLEKHIAENKQVSFYIQRMNLSAYQLNEVTRTTIGKTASEMINEQILLEGRRYLLGTTHQIKVVADLLGYEDVSYFIRFFKKHTGLTPEAYRAKFG is encoded by the coding sequence ATGAAAAAGATCCCTGTCAGACAGATTGCTCCGGCAAACCAGGATATCCATACACAGGCCCGGTTTAATATCCGTAAGGTTGGGGACATCACACGCGGGGGCGACCTGTACCATGGGTTACACCGGCATGACTTCAACTTTATTTTGCTGATAGAAGAAGGACAAGGAACCCATGAAATTGATTTTGTCAGCTATAAGGTGCAGGATCGTTCACTATTTATGCTTCGGCCTGGCCAGGTTCACCAGCTTGAACTGAAAGCCGGCGCCAAAGGCTACCTGCTTGAAAGTCACCCCAGGTTTTACCAGGCGGCTGGCAAGGAAGCTTTACATCGGGTGAGAAAAGCCTGGAGCAAGGGTCATTGCAGACTCACCAGTCAAAGCTTTGACCGGCTGCACGAACTGCTTGGAAATATTTATGAAGAGTATATTGGCAAAGAAGAAGGCTTTCTGGATGCCATAAAAGCAAACCTCGATCTTTTCTTTATTGAATTCATCCGCCAAAGCCCGGATCCAAAAGGTAGTCCGCAGCATAAAAATTCCTATTCGCTGGAAAGATTGGAGGAGTTTCAGGATCTGTTGGAAAAGCATATCGCCGAGAACAAACAGGTTTCTTTTTATATCCAACGGATGAACCTTTCTGCCTATCAATTGAACGAGGTGACCAGAACCACAATTGGGAAGACCGCCTCCGAGATGATCAACGAGCAGATCCTTCTCGAAGGCCGTCGCTATTTGCTTGGCACCACCCATCAGATAAAAGTAGTGGCCGATCTGTTGGGGTACGAGGATGTTTCCTATTTTATTCGCTTCTTTAAAAAGCATACCGGTCTGACACCTGAAGCCTACCGGGCCAAATTCGGCTGA
- a CDS encoding DUF4386 domain-containing protein, whose product MEMTTNNHRKISLWAGIFYVLTFVSIPTFSLYQDIQSPGFILSQGLDAPIITGGLLEIIVALTGIATAVVLFPVLKKQNQTAALGLVAARVLEAATIFLGVAFLLGAITLRKSGIGAEGQAAAQTMVALYNRIFTLGQGFLPAIDDLLLGYLLYKSKLVPRGLAMLGMIGAFPLIAGYLCVMFGVIDRVSIWSFGSALLVATFEFSLGLYLIIKGFRKGNVK is encoded by the coding sequence ATGGAAATGACAACCAACAACCACCGTAAAATATCCCTTTGGGCAGGTATATTTTATGTACTCACTTTTGTATCGATCCCTACATTTAGTCTCTATCAAGACATACAGTCGCCCGGTTTTATCCTGTCACAAGGCCTGGATGCCCCGATTATTACAGGAGGGCTTCTTGAAATCATTGTGGCATTGACCGGGATTGCCACGGCAGTTGTATTATTTCCGGTATTAAAAAAACAAAATCAAACGGCCGCGCTGGGACTGGTTGCTGCCCGGGTATTGGAAGCCGCCACCATATTTCTGGGGGTCGCCTTCCTCCTGGGAGCGATCACGCTACGGAAAAGTGGAATAGGAGCAGAAGGTCAGGCGGCAGCACAAACCATGGTGGCTCTTTACAATCGCATCTTCACTTTAGGACAAGGATTTCTCCCGGCCATCGATGACCTTTTGTTGGGTTACCTGTTGTATAAATCAAAACTGGTACCGCGTGGGCTTGCTATGCTGGGTATGATCGGGGCCTTCCCGTTAATAGCCGGTTACCTCTGTGTGATGTTTGGCGTTATCGACAGGGTTTCGATCTGGTCGTTTGGATCGGCTCTGCTGGTTGCTACATTTGAATTCTCGCTTGGGTTATACCTGATTATAAAAGGATTCAGGAAAGGTAATGTGAAGTAA
- a CDS encoding NAD(P)/FAD-dependent oxidoreductase, with translation MKDNRYDVIIVGGSYAGLAAAMALGRALQNVLVIDEGKPCNAPTPYSHNFLTNDGRSPAEIAAVAKEEVMNYPGVQFLIGKAIGAKKEPDGFGIEVLSGEKFHAEKLVFATGIRDILPDIEGLEVCWGKSVLHCPFCHGYEVRGRKTGVLLNNGKTFEFVKMIANWTKDLTLFTNGKTNLSTDQRDILLRKGIKVIEKRIKEVKQESGQIHEISFSDGTCHSLEVLYAPSPFEQHSALPAELGCAMTADGYIQIDEQYETTVKGIYAIGDNASRMRTVANAVAMGTMAGMGLVKKLVEEGFGVGEMG, from the coding sequence ATGAAGGACAACCGGTATGATGTTATCATTGTTGGGGGAAGCTATGCGGGGCTTGCCGCTGCCATGGCACTGGGCAGGGCTCTGCAAAATGTTTTGGTGATAGATGAGGGAAAGCCTTGTAATGCGCCAACACCTTATTCCCATAATTTCCTTACAAACGATGGCCGGTCACCTGCAGAAATTGCAGCAGTGGCAAAAGAAGAGGTGATGAATTATCCAGGTGTGCAGTTTTTAATCGGTAAGGCGATCGGAGCAAAGAAGGAGCCAGATGGATTTGGGATTGAAGTATTATCCGGAGAGAAATTCCATGCGGAGAAATTGGTCTTTGCCACGGGGATCAGGGATATTTTACCGGATATAGAAGGACTGGAGGTATGTTGGGGTAAATCCGTTCTTCACTGCCCTTTTTGTCATGGATACGAAGTGCGAGGTCGGAAAACCGGGGTTTTGCTGAATAATGGGAAGACCTTTGAATTTGTAAAAATGATCGCTAACTGGACAAAGGATCTGACTTTGTTTACCAATGGCAAGACCAATTTATCGACTGACCAGCGAGACATTCTGCTGCGTAAGGGGATAAAGGTGATTGAAAAAAGAATAAAAGAGGTGAAACAGGAATCCGGGCAGATACATGAAATTTCATTTTCGGATGGCACCTGCCATTCCCTTGAGGTCCTTTATGCACCCAGTCCGTTTGAGCAACACAGTGCCTTGCCCGCCGAACTTGGGTGTGCTATGACGGCGGATGGATATATACAAATTGACGAGCAATATGAAACTACAGTAAAGGGCATATATGCCATTGGTGACAATGCCTCCCGTATGCGCACCGTAGCCAATGCCGTAGCCATGGGAACCATGGCCGGCATGGGCTTGGTGAAGAAGTTGGTGGAGGAGGGGTTTGGAGTGGGCGAAATGGGGTGA
- a CDS encoding nucleotidyl transferase AbiEii/AbiGii toxin family protein has product MAADYLHHHPEFGNLLNILWEETGIERGLIEKDYWIMHCLFGLKKQGYLFQLKGGTSLSKGFGLIDRFSEDIDLHINPPENLGINENPKSQNAANIKKKKDYYDQLAGEIQIDGITAVSRDQDFDDKNRYNSGGIRLIYPRQADTIEGLKDGILLEAGYDNVAPNTPVVISSWAYERARNTDGIDIIDNRAIDILCYDYRYTFVEKLQTIATKFRKEMETGQVATNYMRQYYDVYSLLGNDAVLQFIGTDAYNAHKEKRFPKDDLVIPVFENEAFLLNDPVVRERLRKRYEGTKALYYKGQPPFDIVMNRIREFVDKM; this is encoded by the coding sequence ATGGCCGCTGATTATTTGCATCATCACCCGGAATTCGGCAATCTATTGAATATACTTTGGGAGGAAACCGGCATCGAACGAGGTTTGATCGAAAAGGATTATTGGATTATGCATTGCCTTTTCGGGCTGAAAAAACAGGGATATTTGTTTCAATTAAAAGGTGGCACGTCCCTTTCCAAAGGTTTTGGCCTGATTGATCGGTTTTCAGAAGATATTGACTTGCATATCAACCCGCCGGAGAATCTAGGCATCAATGAGAACCCGAAAAGCCAGAATGCGGCGAATATAAAAAAGAAGAAAGATTACTACGATCAACTAGCTGGGGAAATACAAATCGACGGAATAACTGCGGTTAGTAGAGATCAGGATTTTGACGACAAAAACCGCTACAACAGCGGCGGTATCCGACTAATTTACCCACGTCAGGCTGACACCATTGAAGGATTGAAGGATGGAATCCTGTTGGAAGCAGGGTATGATAATGTTGCTCCCAATACGCCAGTTGTAATCAGTTCTTGGGCTTATGAACGGGCCAGAAACACGGACGGTATCGACATTATTGATAACCGCGCTATTGATATTTTGTGTTATGACTACCGCTATACCTTTGTTGAAAAGCTTCAAACGATTGCCACGAAATTTCGCAAGGAAATGGAAACAGGACAAGTTGCAACCAACTATATGAGGCAGTATTATGATGTTTATTCGTTGTTGGGAAATGATGCAGTACTCCAATTCATTGGAACAGATGCCTATAATGCCCACAAGGAAAAGAGATTCCCTAAAGATGACCTGGTAATACCTGTATTTGAGAATGAAGCATTTTTGTTGAATGACCCGGTTGTACGTGAAAGATTGCGAAAGCGTTATGAAGGAACGAAAGCGTTATATTATAAAGGGCAACCACCGTTTGACATTGTAATGAATAGGATTCGAGAATTTGTTGATAAGATGTAA
- a CDS encoding RHS repeat-associated core domain-containing protein has protein sequence MSRVSKHDGPVILPSKTQTSDNQSPYSVATNYLNGSVNPRTGELSLKIKPPKLPGILGMDVDLSIQYAQRDARSSNSVLGLPPGWFYKLSYIVDNQLNLNGGAKYFLSPETKSGLQYYKLKDIQLISYGMFEYPKLPYDTSENYAFQLKYHNGKNQYFDAMGRLIAVDDKDGNHLLFYYDTPDQNIYNTKLVKIIDSFGQTITLTYSGNNIQVNYPTGAGNDVVFTYSLNSNNTQLIQYTNPLGEVTTLEYNGGIVRQDLISKITYPTQLIKEFNYVTIHYLSSEGNMLPKDVIQTETAIYQKEKRITSYDFTSGGAGFNYLGFPTYKTKSKGDALMDSFNSQYIYTSVIDNGVTITKNSYNYLHLKLQEDIQSKADNSHISQTKYNYTGEDGDRYFPPFNDLPPNYQAKNKVTTELYNETGQTSRHQAQFTYNDYGQVTDHSQWDTDLATGNLTLVSSVKSTYDDGGYGILLIKQELDYKPQGIISSTPVILQNTNTLDAEGKHVLSNQVGRITNSNGNSTFIPEKKTTFQYDQNGRIATKTLSWDKTVNNKIQPVETSYTNSFQYDPGTQRLIVTKTDSKNNTLTRHFDTISGKMTRQETSLGDVSEYTYDLIGRRLSKKDPLGNMVTWSYDDVANKITKEQGLGYKTYIYYNGFGNEIQHSDNLGAGGKERIVQTKGYDNVGRLSWVCGILGESTKISFAYNGRGMVASKTDALGNITYYTYDSVAKIKTTFFNNIKTKEEQYNNYKKKIRSQLYSAESNDSASSSTGYNSYNKKVYFNTGDKDNSLDWTTEEYTFDASKAMTGKVVTGWDNVKQTETYVRDIFNKIVEKVNVCEIATGEKSNASSSVLHNNTVGLLHKEENPLGLIQHYEYDGEGNNTAKIGFDSKKINFSYYPNRKLKQKWYQEIDGSTQTINYAYYDNCDFVKSITNANNETIAFEYEPDGKVTKISYPDGKTIQWKYDNEKNCLDHIIDAAGNKIKYSYDSFGRLSGITSLDFGVVLTYFDISSDASNSGRLQTIQYSNGMLLSLSYNGYSMMKEIIVTNTKNNILLKVGYEYNENNKTISSISYSSEVYDSLDVNHISNYSYTSTGKLVSESTTQLNGEMINSVTFTYDAAGNVLTKSTSTSKGTDLIRYSYDTDNKLLSIKEGANTLKPIYDTNGNMIADGYGNAYAYNNLNQLISYTDVKQVKSVYTYYPNGLRRSKKVADSAEVVFYYDHDKAPNVINEIQGDIAASYVLLGSLRYIRIIKDSNGTTPQYIIHDKKDILLTIDQNDEAISTYDYSAYGSDRSLSQENNSGSYTIHANPFKYTHEYQDIESGLYYLRARYYLPHIMRFINRDSIQIFNHYSYADGNPVMMTDKTGHTPWWNWLLTGITVLFTAIITVVSFGAAAPAAAAADAAEIGGIAADAGVSAAEAGEVGSAAIEGSAESGVINASETVASQINPDVLPGQGGFDPDAQTVWPNDINPNGLDNNCFFCTAAHVMDESAPDVAEYLGMEEGWMPEDLAGQAFYQLNLSQTGEFDIITDNAAEAFDFMTRQEPGTRFGFNYETGVDTSHWINAESQGPENFVNLYDAQRNISVNNNPWQWPNGFYRIMRFIDGMNLMDN, from the coding sequence ATGAGCCGAGTGTCTAAACATGACGGTCCCGTTATCCTACCATCCAAAACCCAAACATCAGACAATCAATCCCCCTATTCCGTTGCGACAAACTACCTGAATGGGTCAGTAAACCCGCGTACGGGTGAATTATCCTTAAAAATTAAACCACCCAAACTACCCGGCATACTGGGTATGGATGTCGATCTTTCGATACAATATGCACAACGTGACGCACGCTCCTCGAATTCTGTACTAGGCCTGCCACCAGGATGGTTTTACAAACTCAGCTATATTGTCGACAACCAGCTAAATCTGAATGGCGGAGCTAAGTATTTTTTGAGCCCGGAAACAAAATCAGGGTTACAATACTATAAACTGAAAGACATTCAGCTGATCTCTTATGGAATGTTTGAATACCCAAAACTTCCCTATGACACAAGCGAGAACTATGCCTTTCAGTTAAAATACCACAATGGGAAAAACCAGTATTTTGATGCGATGGGCCGCCTAATCGCCGTAGATGATAAAGATGGCAACCATTTACTTTTTTATTATGATACACCCGATCAAAATATATACAATACCAAACTGGTAAAAATCATAGATAGTTTTGGGCAAACCATTACACTCACCTACTCCGGGAACAATATTCAGGTAAATTACCCAACAGGTGCAGGAAATGATGTTGTATTCACTTATTCCCTGAACAGCAATAATACCCAGCTTATTCAATACACCAATCCACTGGGAGAAGTGACCACCCTGGAATACAATGGAGGAATAGTACGTCAGGATTTGATCTCAAAAATCACCTACCCCACTCAACTGATCAAAGAGTTCAATTATGTGACTATCCATTACCTCTCCTCTGAAGGGAATATGCTACCAAAGGATGTCATCCAGACGGAAACGGCCATCTACCAGAAGGAAAAACGAATAACATCATACGACTTCACCTCTGGCGGCGCTGGCTTTAACTACCTGGGTTTTCCTACCTATAAAACAAAAAGCAAAGGCGATGCGTTGATGGATTCCTTTAATAGTCAATATATATACACTTCCGTAATCGATAATGGAGTGACCATAACAAAGAATTCCTACAACTATTTGCATTTAAAACTGCAGGAGGATATTCAGTCAAAAGCAGACAATAGTCATATCAGCCAAACCAAATACAACTATACAGGAGAAGACGGCGACCGTTATTTCCCTCCTTTCAATGATCTACCCCCGAATTATCAGGCAAAAAATAAGGTGACCACTGAATTATACAATGAAACAGGACAAACAAGCCGGCACCAGGCGCAATTCACTTATAATGACTATGGGCAGGTGACAGACCATAGCCAGTGGGATACAGATCTTGCCACAGGCAATTTAACCCTTGTATCGTCGGTAAAATCAACATATGATGATGGTGGATATGGGATCTTATTAATCAAACAGGAGCTGGACTATAAACCACAGGGCATTATTTCATCCACACCCGTCATTCTTCAAAATACAAACACCCTTGACGCTGAAGGAAAACATGTCCTCAGTAACCAGGTGGGAAGGATAACCAATTCAAATGGTAATTCAACGTTTATTCCCGAAAAAAAGACCACTTTTCAATATGATCAAAATGGTCGTATAGCTACAAAAACACTAAGCTGGGATAAAACGGTCAACAATAAGATACAACCGGTCGAAACAAGCTATACTAACTCCTTTCAATACGATCCCGGTACCCAGCGCCTCATTGTTACAAAAACAGATAGCAAAAACAATACCCTAACAAGGCATTTTGATACCATCTCGGGCAAAATGACCAGACAGGAAACAAGCCTGGGAGATGTGTCTGAATACACGTACGATTTAATTGGCCGACGTCTAAGCAAAAAAGATCCCTTAGGCAATATGGTCACCTGGAGTTATGATGATGTTGCCAATAAAATTACAAAAGAACAAGGGTTGGGATACAAAACCTATATCTATTATAATGGCTTTGGAAATGAAATTCAACATAGCGACAACCTCGGAGCCGGTGGAAAAGAAAGAATAGTACAAACCAAAGGATATGACAACGTCGGCAGGCTGTCATGGGTTTGCGGGATTTTAGGTGAGAGCACAAAAATCAGCTTTGCTTATAACGGAAGGGGCATGGTGGCTTCGAAGACAGATGCCTTAGGAAACATTACCTACTATACCTATGACTCCGTGGCCAAAATAAAAACAACTTTTTTCAATAATATCAAAACAAAAGAAGAACAATACAACAATTATAAAAAGAAAATACGCTCCCAATTATATTCAGCGGAAAGTAATGATTCAGCAAGCTCTTCCACGGGTTATAATAGTTATAATAAGAAGGTATACTTTAATACGGGTGATAAAGACAATTCCCTGGATTGGACCACTGAAGAATATACATTTGACGCGTCCAAAGCCATGACAGGAAAAGTAGTGACTGGCTGGGACAATGTAAAACAAACTGAAACCTATGTACGCGATATATTTAACAAAATCGTGGAGAAAGTCAATGTCTGTGAAATAGCAACAGGGGAAAAAAGCAATGCCAGCAGCTCTGTACTTCACAACAATACGGTTGGCCTATTGCATAAAGAAGAGAACCCGCTGGGGCTCATTCAGCACTACGAATATGATGGAGAGGGAAACAATACCGCAAAAATTGGTTTTGACAGTAAAAAAATAAATTTTAGTTATTACCCCAACAGAAAATTAAAACAAAAATGGTATCAGGAAATCGATGGTAGTACACAAACAATTAACTATGCCTATTATGACAATTGCGATTTTGTAAAATCGATCACTAACGCCAACAATGAGACCATCGCCTTTGAATATGAACCAGATGGAAAGGTAACTAAGATTAGCTACCCGGATGGCAAAACCATCCAATGGAAGTATGACAACGAGAAAAACTGTCTCGACCACATAATTGACGCGGCTGGGAATAAAATAAAATATAGCTACGATAGTTTTGGGCGCCTGAGTGGCATTACCAGCCTTGATTTCGGCGTTGTATTGACTTATTTTGACATATCTTCCGACGCAAGCAATAGCGGCCGGCTTCAAACAATCCAATATTCCAATGGCATGCTGCTTTCCCTGAGTTACAACGGGTACAGCATGATGAAGGAAATAATAGTAACGAACACTAAAAATAATATACTGCTAAAGGTAGGCTATGAATACAATGAGAATAATAAAACAATAAGCTCCATTTCGTATTCATCGGAAGTATATGACAGCCTTGATGTCAATCATATTTCAAACTACTCGTACACGTCAACCGGAAAACTGGTTTCAGAGTCCACCACCCAACTGAATGGAGAAATGATTAACTCCGTAACCTTCACCTATGATGCAGCTGGCAATGTGCTGACGAAGTCGACATCCACTTCAAAGGGGACTGACCTAATACGCTATTCGTATGATACCGACAATAAGTTATTGAGCATTAAAGAAGGGGCGAATACCCTTAAGCCGATTTACGATACCAATGGAAATATGATCGCGGACGGATATGGAAATGCCTATGCCTATAATAACCTGAATCAATTAATAAGCTATACCGATGTCAAGCAGGTTAAATCGGTCTATACCTATTATCCCAATGGCTTAAGAAGATCAAAAAAAGTGGCGGATTCAGCGGAAGTAGTCTTTTATTATGACCATGACAAGGCGCCAAATGTCATTAACGAAATACAGGGTGACATAGCTGCCAGTTATGTATTACTCGGATCTCTCCGTTATATCCGGATCATCAAAGATTCAAATGGGACTACGCCGCAATATATCATTCACGACAAAAAGGATATTCTATTAACAATAGACCAAAATGACGAAGCTATCTCGACTTATGATTATAGCGCTTATGGAAGTGACCGGTCTTTGTCCCAGGAAAATAATTCGGGGTCTTATACCATTCATGCCAACCCTTTTAAATATACACATGAATATCAGGACATAGAATCCGGTTTGTATTATTTGCGCGCCAGGTATTATCTGCCCCATATCATGCGCTTTATCAATCGAGACAGTATTCAAATTTTCAACCATTATAGTTATGCGGACGGGAACCCCGTGATGATGACCGATAAAACGGGCCATACCCCCTGGTGGAATTGGCTACTTACAGGAATTACCGTTTTGTTTACAGCCATTATAACGGTGGTTAGTTTTGGAGCTGCAGCCCCAGCTGCAGCAGCAGCCGATGCTGCTGAAATTGGAGGAATTGCTGCAGATGCGGGTGTGTCAGCCGCAGAAGCAGGCGAAGTGGGTAGCGCAGCCATTGAAGGATCAGCAGAATCAGGCGTAATCAATGCATCTGAGACGGTGGCCAGTCAAATTAACCCCGATGTATTGCCCGGTCAAGGGGGATTTGATCCCGATGCACAAACGGTGTGGCCAAATGATATCAATCCTAATGGATTGGACAATAATTGCTTTTTCTGTACAGCGGCACATGTAATGGATGAATCCGCACCTGATGTCGCTGAATATTTAGGCATGGAAGAAGGATGGATGCCTGAGGATCTTGCAGGACAGGCCTTTTACCAGCTTAACTTAAGTCAAACCGGGGAATTTGATATCATAACGGATAATGCTGCAGAAGCCTTTGACTTCATGACCCGCCAGGAACCGGGCACCCGCTTTGGTTTTAATTATGAAACGGGCGTAGACACATCACATTGGATCAATGCAGAATCCCAGGGACCTGAAAATTTTGTAAACTTATATGATGCGCAAAGGAACATTTCAGTAAATAATAATCCCTGGCAATGGCCAAATGGCTTTTATCGAATTATGCGATTTATTGATGGAATGAACCTGATGGATAACTAA
- a CDS encoding ImmA/IrrE family metallo-endopeptidase yields the protein MQIFLNYFRTKKGRFSMYNKSMITLGRELRGITQSKLVEAIPGLNQIDVSHLETGRTEFNEYYVDLISKALGLPRTFFEKQDPLVKRVSKYYYRKRSTLPAKKQNIIEAQVKILRQMALELLREVEVETKPLPKFPVKSMSDIEKIAQKMRLFFDLADGPIENPVSLFEQIGVPVIFLRTVSEKFSGMTVQTDIDMPIIFINKDLPNDHKRFTLAHELGHLIMHIPFSNDPEFISALKDLDELEKQADYFAGAFLMPADPIKRQTNNTFTYSRLTELKLYWRVSKQALIYRAKELKIIPEHKFTNLFVELSRNGERKRELLEVPIDEPRLFKEMLNLWETQFEKSRKELSEEMAGIPLEEFEEWLGFPRPLLRAV from the coding sequence ATGCAAATTTTTTTAAACTATTTTAGAACTAAAAAAGGGAGATTTTCAATGTACAATAAATCAATGATTACACTAGGAAGGGAGCTTCGAGGTATAACACAATCTAAACTTGTAGAGGCTATTCCTGGCCTCAATCAAATTGACGTATCACATCTTGAAACTGGCAGAACTGAATTTAATGAGTATTATGTTGATTTAATTTCAAAGGCTCTCGGTTTACCAAGGACCTTTTTCGAAAAACAAGATCCATTAGTAAAACGTGTGAGCAAATATTATTATCGGAAAAGATCCACTTTGCCAGCGAAAAAACAAAATATCATTGAAGCACAAGTCAAGATATTACGTCAAATGGCACTTGAGCTATTAAGAGAAGTAGAAGTTGAAACTAAACCTTTGCCAAAATTTCCAGTGAAAAGTATGAGTGATATTGAAAAAATTGCTCAGAAAATGAGATTGTTTTTTGATTTAGCAGACGGACCAATTGAAAATCCAGTTTCATTATTCGAACAAATTGGTGTGCCCGTTATTTTTTTAAGAACAGTTTCTGAAAAGTTCTCTGGAATGACTGTTCAGACTGATATCGATATGCCAATTATTTTTATAAATAAAGATTTACCAAATGATCATAAAAGATTTACTCTTGCTCATGAGCTTGGGCATTTAATAATGCATATTCCATTTTCAAATGATCCAGAGTTTATTTCTGCCCTTAAAGATCTAGATGAATTAGAGAAACAGGCAGATTATTTTGCGGGAGCATTTTTGATGCCAGCTGATCCAATAAAACGTCAAACGAATAATACTTTTACATATTCTCGCTTAACTGAGTTAAAACTTTATTGGAGGGTTTCAAAGCAAGCTCTTATTTATAGGGCAAAAGAGCTTAAAATTATTCCAGAACACAAATTCACAAACCTATTTGTTGAACTAAGTAGAAATGGAGAAAGAAAAAGAGAATTATTAGAAGTGCCAATTGATGAACCAAGGCTTTTCAAAGAAATGTTGAATCTTTGGGAAACACAATTTGAAAAAAGTAGAAAAGAGCTATCTGAAGAAATGGCTGGTATTCCTTTGGAAGAATTCGAAGAGTGGCTTGGATTTCCTAGACCTTTACTTAGAGCGGTTTAA